In a single window of the Acidobacteriota bacterium genome:
- a CDS encoding sulfite exporter TauE/SafE family protein, with translation MEATALLIILIVFLVAVLYSSVGHGGASGYLAVMAFLAVAPGITRPTALILNVLVSTIALIQFSRRGHFSWRLFWPFALASIPLAYIGGRIDLPTDVYKTVLGVVLILTAVRLSLNIKNDGETKEPNIAAALALGAAIGLVSGLVGVGGGIFLTPVLLLMRWSEARVAAGVSALFILVNSAAGLAGVYEKAFELPTYVIPWLAAAVVGGMIGSTLGAKRFDSLTLRRLLAVVLVVAGAKLIFV, from the coding sequence ATGGAAGCGACCGCACTTCTCATAATTCTCATCGTTTTCCTCGTCGCAGTCTTGTATTCGTCGGTCGGGCATGGCGGGGCTTCGGGGTATTTGGCGGTGATGGCGTTTCTGGCTGTGGCTCCGGGCATCACGCGGCCGACGGCATTGATATTGAACGTCCTGGTTTCCACTATCGCACTCATACAGTTTTCCCGCCGCGGGCATTTCTCATGGCGGCTGTTCTGGCCTTTTGCGCTTGCGTCGATACCGCTCGCGTACATCGGCGGGCGGATCGATCTGCCGACCGACGTTTATAAAACGGTGCTCGGCGTTGTGCTGATTCTGACAGCAGTTCGGCTTTCGCTGAATATCAAGAACGACGGTGAAACGAAAGAACCGAACATTGCAGCCGCATTGGCACTGGGCGCCGCGATCGGGCTTGTTTCGGGGCTGGTCGGCGTCGGCGGCGGCATCTTTTTGACGCCGGTACTGCTGCTGATGAGATGGTCTGAGGCACGTGTGGCGGCGGGCGTTTCGGCTTTGTTTATCTTGGTAAATTCTGCCGCCGGGCTCGCCGGCGTTTATGAGAAGGCTTTCGAACTGCCGACATATGTCATACCTTGGCTCGCGGCGGCAGTGGTTGGCGGTATGATAGGTTCGACGTTGGGGGCGAAAAGGTTTGATTCGCTAACGCTTCGGCGTCTTCTGGCGGTCGTGCTGGTCGTCGCCGGTGCAAAGCTTATTTTTGTCTAG
- a CDS encoding VWA domain-containing protein, producing MAAAAIKPFEVPLRSIFLCFVCFVFFAGNSSAQSGRTKPTPTPTPNSISGPSANSTPRPTPVPTPLPAATPKLDDDIIRVQSVLVPIPMIAMDARGRAVTTLKASDLELRIDGKVEEIDGLARSETPLRLVMLFDNSSSVSFVREFEIAAAVRFFRRVIRLDRDMAALFSVSDTIRLEQPLTRDVGDIVRTIESFPKPKGATALFDGIVRAAAYLRGSDGRRVIVIVSDGEDTYSDTRTTLESVVRALQENDCQVYVVKTKEFENFKRTGVRGGNANMRSLIAERRMAEITAQTGGAVYSPIDEREMDDAFDRIYAELSQQYIISYYPDEETAAAGTYRRIEVASPNRKDLTIRTRKGYYVARK from the coding sequence TTGGCCGCCGCCGCAATCAAACCTTTCGAAGTGCCGCTGCGTTCGATATTTTTGTGTTTCGTTTGTTTCGTGTTTTTCGCGGGAAATTCCTCCGCGCAGTCAGGCCGCACAAAACCGACTCCCACGCCCACGCCGAATTCCATCAGCGGCCCGTCTGCAAATTCAACACCGCGTCCGACGCCCGTCCCGACTCCGCTGCCGGCCGCAACGCCAAAACTTGATGATGACATCATCCGAGTTCAGAGCGTGCTGGTGCCGATACCGATGATCGCTATGGATGCCCGCGGGCGTGCCGTTACGACGCTGAAGGCGAGCGACCTCGAACTCCGCATCGACGGCAAGGTCGAAGAGATAGACGGCCTGGCACGCAGCGAAACGCCGCTGCGGCTGGTGATGCTGTTCGACAACTCGTCGAGCGTGTCGTTCGTGCGTGAATTCGAGATAGCCGCGGCCGTTAGGTTCTTCCGCCGCGTCATTCGCCTCGACCGCGACATGGCCGCGTTGTTTTCCGTGTCAGATACTATCCGCCTCGAGCAGCCGCTGACGCGCGACGTTGGCGATATCGTGCGCACCATCGAATCGTTTCCTAAACCGAAGGGAGCAACCGCGTTGTTCGACGGCATCGTCCGTGCGGCGGCGTATCTTCGCGGCTCGGACGGCCGCCGCGTGATCGTCATCGTGTCGGACGGCGAGGACACATACAGCGACACACGGACAACGCTCGAGAGCGTCGTCCGTGCTCTCCAGGAAAACGATTGCCAGGTCTATGTGGTGAAAACAAAGGAGTTCGAGAATTTCAAACGCACGGGAGTGCGCGGCGGCAACGCGAATATGCGTTCGCTGATCGCCGAACGCCGCATGGCTGAGATCACCGCGCAGACCGGCGGAGCCGTCTATTCGCCCATCGACGAACGCGAGATGGACGACGCTTTCGATCGCATCTACGCCGAGCTCTCGCAGCAGTACATCATCAGCTATTACCCTGACGAAGAGACCGCCGCGGCCGGCACCTACCGCCGTATCGAGGTCGCCTCGCCGAACCGCAAAGACCTGACCATCCGCACACGAAAAGGGTATTATGTAGCTCGAAAGTGA
- a CDS encoding transposase produces MSIHKRIERAKLIDPDTGWNSRGYLPHYDKKEVIQFVTYRLAGSLPQKLIKRNTLLFKSGEITEIEYHRRVELLLDQGFGPDHLKVPDIARMVEDNLLNFDGEKYRLLHWVLMSNHVHILLIPINGYSLSSIMHSLKSYTSNQANKILARTGSFWSVEYFDRYIRNSHHYVSTVRYIHNNPVKAGSCVRAEDWEYGCAGRHK; encoded by the coding sequence GTGAGCATCCACAAACGCATCGAAAGAGCAAAGCTGATCGATCCCGATACCGGCTGGAATTCCCGGGGTTATCTACCCCATTACGACAAAAAGGAAGTGATCCAATTCGTCACCTATCGGCTGGCTGGTTCCTTGCCTCAGAAACTGATCAAACGAAACACCTTACTCTTCAAATCGGGCGAGATAACGGAGATCGAATACCACCGCCGGGTTGAGTTGCTCTTGGATCAAGGGTTTGGTCCGGATCATCTGAAGGTACCCGACATCGCAAGAATGGTTGAAGATAACTTGCTTAATTTTGACGGCGAAAAGTACAGGCTTCTTCATTGGGTCCTGATGTCAAACCATGTTCATATTCTCCTTATCCCGATCAACGGGTATTCGCTTTCGTCGATAATGCACTCGCTGAAATCCTATACTTCGAACCAGGCAAACAAGATCCTTGCAAGAACGGGAAGTTTTTGGAGCGTCGAATATTTTGACCGGTATATTCGAAATTCGCACCACTACGTCAGTACCGTAAGATATATTCACAACAATCCTGTGAAGGCAGGATCGTGTGTAAGGGCGGAGGACTGGGAATATGGCTGTGCGGGGCGACACAAGTAA
- the xerC gene encoding tyrosine recombinase XerC — translation MAVRGDTSKNKGQAGSLRSGVVEFLQHLKYERNVSPHTLRNYTSDLEQFSDFLFRVEKRDDISPEDIDHRTIREWMASLYGDHKKTSIARKLASLRTFFQFLVREEKLAANPAKMVATPRIERKLPNHLSMEDAVRFIETPDITTDLGRRDRAILEFLYATGIRVGELVGIDLNDVDLRERTVRVLGKRNKERIVPFGEPALQSLLHYLQEARPAFIAMLPESERGEKALFLHRRGGRLTTRSVGRMIDKYIKQCADIHAISPHSLRHTFATHLLDNGADLRDIQELLGHARLSSTQIYTQVSMEKMIDVYTKAHPKA, via the coding sequence ATGGCTGTGCGGGGCGACACAAGTAAGAACAAAGGGCAGGCTGGCAGCCTGCGGTCCGGCGTGGTGGAATTCCTCCAGCACCTGAAATACGAGCGCAATGTCAGCCCGCACACGCTGCGGAATTACACGAGCGACCTCGAGCAGTTCTCCGACTTTCTCTTTCGCGTCGAAAAACGCGATGACATCAGCCCCGAAGACATCGATCATCGCACGATACGCGAATGGATGGCGTCGCTTTACGGCGATCATAAGAAGACATCGATCGCGCGAAAGCTCGCGAGCCTGCGCACCTTTTTTCAGTTTCTAGTACGCGAAGAAAAGCTCGCCGCAAATCCCGCAAAGATGGTTGCGACGCCGCGTATCGAGCGAAAATTGCCGAATCACCTGTCGATGGAAGACGCCGTTCGCTTCATCGAAACGCCCGACATCACGACCGACCTCGGCCGCCGCGACCGAGCGATACTTGAGTTCCTATATGCGACGGGAATTCGCGTCGGCGAGCTTGTCGGCATTGACCTGAACGACGTTGACCTTCGCGAACGCACGGTCCGCGTGCTGGGTAAACGCAACAAGGAACGCATCGTGCCATTCGGCGAACCGGCACTGCAGTCTCTGCTGCACTATCTGCAGGAAGCACGTCCTGCTTTCATCGCGATGCTGCCCGAAAGCGAACGCGGTGAAAAGGCCCTGTTCCTGCACCGCCGCGGCGGCCGGCTGACCACGCGAAGCGTCGGCCGCATGATAGACAAATACATCAAGCAGTGCGCCGATATTCACGCCATTTCGCCGCACAGCCTGCGGCATACATTTGCCACGCACCTGCTCGACAACGGAGCAGACCTTCGAGATATTCAGGAACTCCTCGGCCACGCACGCCTCTCGTCAACGCAGATCTACACGCAGGTTTCGATGGAAAAAATGATCGACGTCTATACAAAAGCCCACCCGAAAGCGTGA
- a CDS encoding S9 family peptidase, with translation MRNIRLIAIVLLAASSVLAQDKLITLDDIFNPDAGKRVRFSGTPAFVQWAADGRSFRQMVGGRLMRVDAVTGQRVPYYDVDSFVAALTRAGVSADEARAIANSPSLKFNPDDTAILINHKNDVWHFDVAGRVVKRLTNNKDEEKEADFSPDGKWVSFVRNNDLFVVEVATGNEKQLTRDGAEKIFNGYLVWVYEEELYGRGNNRGYWWSPDSQRIAFLRLDESKVPKFVMANDIPIEQVVETTPYPKAGDPNPTVKLGIADINKTSFLPNTSRIPRVGRNLPASVRRLGDAVKFVDIDKYKPEDLLIARVAWTPDASSVVYQALNREQTFLDLNAADMDGKAKKLLEEQTPAWVEVYDNPMFLADGSFVWQSARSGWKHIYHYDAAGRLKRQLTDGKWEVRDVYGVDERGGWVYFSGTKDSHIAVNVYRVPLAGGEPQRLTPLEGWNTASFNKTFTHFVHNFSNISTPPQTRLLRADGSLERVINENKVDLLNDYKISPPEFLNVSTRDGFQMEAMIIKPPDFDPTQKYPVFQFTYAGPHAPQVANRWGGNRGLWFQMLAQKGYIIWVCDNRTASGKGEESVWPAYKRLGELELRDLEDSVAYLKTLPYVDGDRIGLFGWSYGGFMTSFAMTRSKTWKMGIAGGSVTDWRLYDSIYTERYMLTPQNNAEGYDRTSVVKAAKNLHGKLLLIHGVMDDNVHMQNTTQLAYELQRADKQFDLMLYPTQRHGISNPALVKHWYTMMTDFIYKNL, from the coding sequence ATGAGAAATATTCGGCTTATCGCGATAGTCTTACTCGCGGCTTCCTCTGTTCTTGCCCAAGACAAGCTCATCACGCTTGACGATATTTTCAATCCTGACGCGGGCAAACGCGTTCGATTCAGCGGGACGCCTGCGTTTGTGCAGTGGGCGGCTGACGGGCGATCTTTTCGTCAGATGGTCGGCGGGCGGCTGATGCGGGTCGATGCGGTCACGGGTCAGCGCGTGCCGTATTACGATGTCGATTCGTTCGTCGCCGCACTAACACGGGCCGGCGTTTCGGCGGACGAAGCAAGGGCGATAGCGAACTCGCCTTCATTGAAATTCAATCCCGATGACACTGCCATTCTGATAAATCACAAGAATGACGTCTGGCATTTCGACGTCGCCGGCCGCGTGGTCAAGCGGCTGACGAACAACAAGGATGAAGAAAAAGAGGCCGATTTCAGCCCCGACGGAAAATGGGTGAGCTTCGTGCGCAACAATGACCTTTTCGTGGTCGAGGTGGCTACGGGCAACGAGAAGCAGCTGACGCGCGACGGCGCCGAAAAGATATTCAACGGATATCTCGTCTGGGTTTACGAGGAAGAGCTTTACGGCCGCGGCAACAATCGCGGTTATTGGTGGTCGCCGGATTCGCAGCGGATCGCTTTTCTGCGGCTGGACGAATCAAAGGTGCCGAAGTTCGTGATGGCGAACGACATCCCTATCGAACAGGTTGTCGAAACGACGCCGTATCCTAAGGCGGGCGACCCGAATCCGACCGTCAAACTCGGCATCGCGGATATAAACAAGACGAGTTTTCTGCCGAACACATCGCGAATTCCGCGTGTCGGACGCAATTTGCCGGCATCCGTCAGACGGCTGGGCGATGCAGTAAAGTTCGTTGATATCGACAAATACAAACCCGAAGACCTGCTGATCGCACGCGTTGCGTGGACGCCGGACGCAAGCTCGGTCGTATATCAGGCACTCAACCGGGAGCAGACCTTCCTCGATCTGAACGCCGCTGATATGGACGGCAAGGCCAAGAAACTCCTCGAAGAGCAGACGCCGGCGTGGGTCGAGGTTTACGATAATCCGATGTTCCTCGCTGACGGCAGCTTCGTTTGGCAAAGCGCCCGCTCGGGCTGGAAACATATCTATCATTACGACGCGGCGGGCCGGCTGAAACGCCAATTGACCGACGGCAAATGGGAGGTCCGCGACGTTTACGGCGTTGACGAACGCGGCGGCTGGGTGTATTTCTCAGGCACGAAAGACAGCCATATCGCGGTGAACGTTTACCGCGTGCCGCTCGCGGGCGGCGAGCCGCAGCGGCTGACGCCGTTGGAAGGCTGGAACACTGCTTCGTTCAACAAGACGTTCACTCATTTTGTCCATAATTTCAGCAACATCTCGACGCCGCCGCAGACGAGGCTGCTTCGTGCTGACGGCTCGCTCGAACGCGTCATTAACGAAAACAAGGTCGATCTGCTGAACGATTACAAGATCAGCCCGCCCGAATTTTTGAACGTCTCGACCCGCGACGGTTTTCAGATGGAGGCGATGATCATCAAGCCGCCGGATTTTGACCCGACGCAGAAATATCCCGTTTTCCAGTTCACCTACGCCGGCCCGCATGCGCCGCAGGTCGCCAACCGTTGGGGCGGCAACCGCGGACTGTGGTTCCAGATGCTCGCTCAGAAAGGCTACATCATCTGGGTCTGCGACAACCGCACCGCGAGCGGCAAAGGCGAAGAATCCGTCTGGCCGGCGTACAAACGGCTCGGCGAACTCGAACTGCGCGACCTTGAGGACAGCGTGGCTTACTTGAAAACGCTGCCGTACGTGGACGGCGACCGCATCGGGCTGTTTGGGTGGAGCTACGGCGGCTTTATGACGAGCTTTGCGATGACCCGCAGCAAAACCTGGAAAATGGGCATCGCGGGCGGCTCAGTAACCGATTGGCGTCTGTACGACAGCATCTACACCGAACGCTACATGCTGACACCGCAGAACAACGCCGAGGGCTACGACCGCACATCTGTCGTAAAGGCTGCGAAAAACCTGCACGGCAAACTTCTGCTTATCCACGGCGTAATGGACGACAACGTCCATATGCAAAACACGACGCAGCTCGCCTATGAGCTGCAGCGTGCCGACAAGCAGTTCGATCTGATGCTGTATCCGACACAGCGCCACGGCATCTCAAATCCCGCGTTGGTCAAACACTGGTACACGATGATGACGGATTTTATCTACAAGAATCTTTAG
- a CDS encoding CopG family transcriptional regulator — MTAKDFDEIFDKGEEDVLQYADLSTLRKVNESAQRVNVDFPRWVVNRLDRESKRLGVSRQSLVKFWITERLDSLDRDDVKKAA, encoded by the coding sequence ATAACAGCAAAAGATTTTGACGAGATCTTCGACAAAGGCGAAGAAGATGTTCTGCAGTATGCGGACCTTTCTACGCTGCGAAAGGTCAATGAATCTGCCCAACGAGTGAACGTCGATTTTCCGCGTTGGGTCGTGAACCGCCTGGACCGCGAATCAAAGCGCCTCGGTGTATCGCGTCAGTCGTTGGTCAAATTTTGGATCACCGAACGCCTCGACAGCCTCGACCGCGACGACGTCAAAAAAGCTGCCTAA
- a CDS encoding BrnT family toxin, which yields MEFEFDLVKSEENKDKHGIDFEEAKAIWNDPETIEFELPFAAELRHMVIGKINDRHWSAIITYREDSIRLISVRRSRRSEEVLYDNSKRF from the coding sequence ATGGAGTTTGAATTCGATCTCGTAAAAAGTGAGGAGAATAAAGACAAGCACGGAATTGATTTTGAAGAGGCGAAAGCCATATGGAACGATCCTGAGACGATAGAGTTCGAGTTGCCGTTTGCAGCCGAGTTGCGACACATGGTGATCGGCAAGATAAACGACCGCCATTGGTCAGCGATAATCACCTACCGGGAAGATTCGATCAGGCTCATCTCGGTAAGACGGTCACGACGAAGCGAGGAGGTGCTTTATGATAACAGCAAAAGATTTTGA
- a CDS encoding transglycosylase SLT domain-containing protein produces the protein MRKQFFQVITTSFFGLVLLTIGCSAQQSEEQALRSLREMTRGGKLPAEGVVADIEKRFSNQKTGALAKLLRARIRFENKDFAGAAAILDSDVFKKRTKIEDDALWLRARSLRSAGDTAGSLKVAEKLLKDYPDSTRARDAKMLWAESAIAAGRAVEVPPFLVEMSTAHDADAMLWTAKAYEAQGSQNEAITYYRRTYFYGAGTAAAREAETKLTSLGQSLMPQNAEEQLARADKLLDAKNFAEAANAYSTLAAAFPAALDPATQTRRINALANAGRMAEAQTVFNSLPVASSKREEGFRHLVLGYAKARNWPQTRSTADAMRAAFPNGKLVPKTFIDAGLAARDARNRTDEGYFLNTAHNAFPNAVEVAQAQFEAAWFQHDQGNFAVASQMFIDHLARYADRDTTFRGRAGYWSARDSERAGKLAEACALYDAVIYRYSANWYGYLAVDRMDNLKKRGECRSVTPPNDTVARAAANLKTITVAGETAAKRELDLVEKADELTTIGLFDWALDELNAARRTAGNSPTVNLAIARHHRMRGDNVAALLALARSYPDYAQMFPEEMGREEWDIFYPHIAWDHIARWSRARNLDIFKVAGLIRQESVFNPTARSSANAFGLMQLLVPTAQMTARKFGSPARITTGSDLYDPAINIELGTAYMREQLDRYGRIEYMAAAYNAGPGRVVTWRRTLPAEMDEFVEAIPFRETRMYVQGIIRNTAQYRRLYDETGAWRSNVGTRPVRAALDSKPRDQFAAEFPEVMVSENGS, from the coding sequence ATGAGAAAGCAGTTTTTTCAAGTAATAACGACATCATTTTTCGGCCTCGTCCTGCTGACGATCGGCTGTTCGGCACAGCAGTCGGAAGAGCAGGCACTTCGTTCGCTTCGCGAGATGACACGCGGCGGCAAGCTGCCCGCCGAAGGCGTCGTCGCTGACATCGAGAAACGTTTTTCGAACCAAAAGACCGGTGCGCTGGCCAAGCTGCTGCGCGCACGTATTCGCTTTGAGAACAAGGATTTTGCCGGTGCTGCCGCCATTTTGGACAGCGACGTTTTCAAAAAACGCACAAAGATCGAGGACGATGCACTTTGGCTGCGTGCGCGTTCGCTGCGTTCGGCAGGCGACACGGCCGGTTCTCTAAAAGTGGCTGAAAAGCTGCTCAAGGACTATCCGGATTCGACGCGTGCACGCGACGCGAAAATGCTGTGGGCGGAATCCGCAATAGCGGCGGGCCGCGCCGTCGAAGTGCCGCCGTTCCTGGTCGAGATGTCAACGGCACACGACGCGGACGCGATGCTGTGGACAGCAAAAGCGTACGAAGCTCAGGGCTCGCAGAACGAAGCGATCACATACTATCGCCGCACATATTTTTACGGCGCAGGCACCGCCGCAGCACGCGAAGCGGAAACAAAGCTGACATCGCTCGGCCAGTCGCTGATGCCGCAGAACGCCGAGGAACAGCTCGCCCGTGCTGACAAACTGCTCGATGCGAAAAACTTTGCCGAGGCTGCAAATGCCTATTCGACACTCGCGGCCGCATTTCCCGCAGCACTCGATCCGGCAACACAAACGCGGCGCATAAACGCTCTGGCGAACGCCGGACGCATGGCTGAGGCACAGACCGTTTTCAATTCACTTCCGGTCGCCTCCTCTAAACGCGAAGAAGGTTTTCGCCATCTCGTACTCGGCTACGCAAAAGCCCGAAACTGGCCGCAGACGCGATCGACCGCGGACGCGATGCGTGCCGCATTTCCTAACGGCAAGCTCGTGCCGAAAACCTTCATCGATGCCGGCCTTGCCGCACGCGATGCCCGCAACCGCACCGACGAAGGCTATTTCCTCAACACGGCACACAACGCTTTCCCGAACGCCGTCGAGGTCGCACAGGCTCAGTTCGAAGCGGCGTGGTTCCAGCATGATCAGGGCAATTTCGCCGTTGCGTCGCAGATGTTCATCGATCATCTGGCCCGCTACGCCGACCGCGACACGACGTTTCGCGGACGCGCGGGCTACTGGTCCGCCCGCGACAGCGAGCGTGCCGGAAAGCTCGCCGAGGCATGTGCGCTCTACGACGCAGTGATCTATCGCTATTCGGCAAACTGGTACGGCTATCTCGCCGTCGATAGGATGGACAATCTGAAAAAACGCGGCGAATGCCGGTCCGTCACGCCGCCGAATGACACGGTCGCGCGTGCCGCTGCAAATCTGAAGACCATCACCGTCGCGGGCGAAACGGCAGCGAAACGCGAGCTTGACCTCGTCGAAAAGGCCGACGAACTGACGACCATCGGGCTTTTCGATTGGGCTCTCGATGAACTCAACGCCGCACGCCGCACCGCCGGCAACAGCCCGACCGTGAACCTGGCCATCGCACGGCATCACCGCATGCGCGGCGACAACGTCGCGGCTCTGCTCGCTCTGGCACGCAGCTATCCCGATTACGCGCAGATGTTTCCGGAGGAAATGGGACGCGAAGAATGGGACATCTTTTATCCGCACATCGCGTGGGACCACATCGCCCGCTGGTCGCGTGCTCGAAATCTGGACATTTTCAAGGTTGCCGGGCTGATACGCCAGGAATCGGTGTTCAACCCGACCGCACGTTCGTCCGCGAACGCCTTCGGGCTGATGCAGCTTTTGGTTCCCACGGCCCAAATGACGGCACGAAAGTTCGGTTCGCCGGCACGCATCACCACGGGCAGCGACCTCTACGATCCTGCGATAAATATCGAGCTCGGCACCGCATATATGCGCGAACAGCTTGACCGTTACGGCCGCATCGAATACATGGCAGCCGCATACAACGCCGGTCCCGGCCGCGTCGTTACCTGGCGCCGCACGCTGCCTGCCGAGATGGACGAATTTGTCGAAGCGATCCCGTTCCGCGAAACGCGTATGTACGTGCAGGGCATCATCCGCAACACCGCACAATACCGCCGGCTTTACGACGAGACAGGAGCTTGGCGTTCGAACGTCGGCACACGCCCCGTCCGCGCCGCACTCGACTCAAAGCCGCGAGATCAGTTCGCCGCGGAATTTCCGGAGGTCATGGTCAGCGAAAACGGCTCATAA
- a CDS encoding VWA domain-containing protein, translating to MRYFGAFLGIVLTAAFAASQTPAPKPSPTPETDVVRISTNLIRLDVTVTDSKGKVITDLRPDEIEIYENGVKQQIEDLRFISATRPVETRPAVPGVPVPPRTIRPENVRRTIALVVDDLSLSFESAYQTRRSLKKFVDEQMQEGDLVAIIRTGAGIGALQQFTSDKRVLYAAIEKVKWNPLGSGGIGAFAAFGSSALPADEEGEEETDAPAVGTGSGETLEEFRSQVFATGTLGALRYVVTGMSELPGRKSVILFSDGFRIFEGTPGEAQTAGTVFDYLRRLVDTANRNSVVFYAVDARGLKYTGITAEDYVSEMSAEQRQNAVAGRGALLAETQDGLKFLSDSTGGFAIVNSNDLAGGVRRVLEDQSYYLVSYEPSDETFDPEKRRFNRLEVKVLRRGVTVRHRSGFFNTATPEAAQSIARFSDNSLHDAIFSPFGKTEINMRLNALFGVDPKSAGFVRSLLHIDPSKFDFAKGEDGTRSATFELLAVSFGDNGELVDQLSKSYTMSIKPAAFDRVVKDGFVYHFAFPAKAGAYQYRIAIRDTASGRVGSASQFVQVPDLRSRRLTLSSIVIENITAENWRRISELNEERSGTDPMTDTALRRVKRNTVLRYGFEVYNARLAQNREPRLTMQIRVFRDGKVILEGKETPIDTAGQADLQRIKASGALAIGEKMQAGDHILQIVVTDRQAGGRNNSVTQYVEFEVIGN from the coding sequence ATGAGGTATTTTGGGGCATTTCTCGGCATCGTCTTGACGGCAGCTTTCGCGGCCTCGCAGACGCCTGCACCCAAACCTTCGCCGACGCCCGAAACGGATGTCGTCCGCATTTCCACCAATCTGATCCGGCTGGACGTCACCGTTACCGACAGCAAGGGCAAGGTCATCACCGACCTTCGTCCCGACGAGATCGAGATCTATGAGAACGGCGTAAAGCAGCAGATCGAGGATCTGCGTTTCATTTCGGCCACGCGTCCCGTTGAGACGCGGCCAGCGGTGCCGGGCGTTCCCGTTCCGCCGCGAACGATACGCCCCGAAAACGTCCGCCGCACGATCGCCTTGGTGGTTGACGACCTCTCTTTGTCATTTGAAAGTGCGTATCAGACGCGCCGCAGCCTGAAAAAATTCGTCGATGAACAGATGCAGGAAGGCGACCTCGTCGCCATCATACGCACCGGTGCGGGCATCGGCGCGCTGCAGCAGTTCACGTCCGACAAACGCGTGCTATACGCCGCGATCGAAAAAGTGAAATGGAATCCGCTCGGCTCCGGCGGCATCGGTGCGTTCGCGGCGTTCGGTTCGTCGGCTCTGCCTGCGGACGAAGAAGGCGAGGAAGAAACGGACGCTCCGGCGGTTGGCACCGGATCCGGCGAGACACTGGAAGAGTTCCGCTCGCAGGTATTCGCGACCGGCACGCTCGGTGCACTCCGCTATGTCGTAACGGGGATGAGCGAATTGCCGGGGCGTAAATCCGTGATACTTTTCTCGGACGGATTCCGCATTTTCGAAGGCACGCCCGGCGAAGCGCAGACCGCCGGAACGGTATTCGACTATCTGCGGCGGCTGGTCGATACGGCGAACCGCAATTCGGTCGTCTTTTACGCGGTCGATGCCCGCGGGCTGAAATATACCGGCATCACAGCCGAGGATTATGTGAGCGAGATGTCCGCCGAACAGCGGCAGAACGCGGTCGCAGGCCGCGGTGCTTTGCTCGCGGAAACGCAGGACGGGCTGAAATTTCTCTCCGACTCTACAGGCGGTTTCGCCATTGTAAATTCCAACGACCTTGCCGGCGGCGTTCGCCGCGTGCTTGAGGATCAAAGCTATTATCTCGTCTCCTACGAGCCGTCGGACGAGACCTTTGACCCGGAAAAGCGGCGTTTCAATCGTCTTGAGGTAAAAGTGCTGCGGCGCGGTGTGACCGTTCGCCATCGCAGCGGATTTTTCAATACCGCCACGCCCGAAGCTGCACAGTCGATCGCCAGGTTTTCTGACAATTCGCTTCACGATGCCATATTCTCGCCGTTCGGTAAAACAGAGATAAATATGCGACTGAACGCGCTTTTCGGCGTCGATCCGAAGAGTGCGGGTTTCGTGCGTTCGCTGCTGCATATCGACCCGTCGAAATTTGATTTTGCGAAGGGCGAGGACGGCACGCGTTCTGCGACGTTCGAACTGCTGGCGGTGAGTTTTGGCGACAACGGCGAGCTTGTAGATCAGCTTTCGAAAAGCTACACGATGTCTATCAAACCGGCTGCGTTCGATCGCGTCGTAAAGGACGGATTTGTCTATCATTTTGCGTTTCCGGCGAAAGCGGGAGCCTATCAATACCGCATCGCGATCCGCGATACCGCATCGGGACGCGTCGGTTCAGCAAGCCAGTTCGTTCAGGTTCCTGATCTAAGATCGCGTCGGCTGACGCTTTCCAGCATCGTCATCGAAAACATCACCGCCGAAAATTGGCGGCGTATTTCGGAACTCAATGAGGAGCGTTCGGGAACCGACCCTATGACCGACACTGCGCTTCGCCGCGTGAAACGTAATACCGTTTTGCGATACGGTTTTGAGGTTTACAATGCCCGCCTCGCACAGAACCGCGAACCGCGGCTTACGATGCAGATACGAGTTTTCCGCGACGGCAAGGTAATTCTCGAAGGCAAAGAGACGCCCATCGACACCGCGGGCCAAGCCGATCTGCAGCGTATTAAAGCCTCAGGCGCACTCGCGATCGGCGAAAAGATGCAGGCCGGCGATCACATTCTCCAGATCGTAGTCACGGACCGTCAGGCCGGCGGCCGGAACAATTCCGTAACGCAATATGTTGAATTTGAGGTCATCGGAAACTAG